The following DNA comes from Photobacterium sp. DA100.
CTTAATGATGACGAGAGTGGCGTGCAGAAGCCGGCGGCAATCATTGTTGAGCCGGTTCAAGGTGAAGGTGGTGTGATCCCTGCGCCAGCATTCTGGCTGCGTGAGCTTCGCCGTATTACCCAAGAGCACGGCATCCTGCTGATCTTTGATGAGATCCAGTGCGGTATTGGTAAGACTGGTTCGAACTTTGCTTTTGAAGAATCAGGTATTACCCCTGACATTCTGTGCCTGTCCAAAGCGGTAGGCGGCGGTTTGCCAATGTCGGTACTTATCTTTGATAAGTCTATCGATACCTGGAGACCAGGCGAGCACACGGGGACGTTCCGTGGTAACCAGTTGGCGATGGCAACGGGTGCTAAGGCACTTGAAATTATCCGTCGTGATAACCTGGTTGAACATGCTAAGAAAGCGGGCCAATACCTGCGTGAAGGCCTGGAGCGAATTGCGCAGTACACTGACTGTATTGCCGAAGTTCGCGGCAAGGGTCTGATGCTGGGTATCGAGATCTGTAAACCAGATGGTTCTAAGAACAAATTCGGCGAGCCAGAAGCGGCGCCAGAACTGACTATCGCGATTCAGCGCGCGGCACTTGAGCGCGGCCTGATCATCGAGAAAGGCGGTCGCCAGGGCTCAGTGCTACGTTTCCTACCGCCGTTGATCATCTCGTATGAGCAGTTGGATTTTGCCCTTGATGCTTTGAGCAAAGCCATCATTGCAACAGCAGGTCCAGCCAAGGCGAAAGAGCCTGTGGCGAGTGAAGCGGCCGATTGGCGTAACCACTTCATCCATACCGGCAAAGGCGGTGCGGACAAGTTCGAAGCGGCGCTGAACCAAACGACGCAAGTACTGAAGGGGGTTTTTGAGAATACTGACACCCCATATTCAGGCATGGATCCTCAGCAGCTGAAGACCATGATCAACAACATTGATCTGGACAACCAGCAAATGCCATTGGATTTGGTGATCGAGCAAACCGGTGAGCTGATTGCCAAGAACTCTATCATGGTTCAGCATCCGCACTGCATCGCGCACCTGCATACACCGCCGTTGCTACCGGCTGTTGCGGCTGAAGCCTTTATTGCCGCCCTTAACCAGTCTATGGACTCCTGGGATCAGGCAAGTGCAGCAACTTTTGTTGAGCAGAAGGTCGTTGACTGGCTATGCGAGCTGTACCAGTTGGGCACCCAAGCTGACGGTGTGTTCACCAGTGGCGGTACTCAATCCAACCTAATGGGCTTGCTGCTGGCACGCGATTGGGCGGCTGACACGATTTCTGGTCATAACATCCAGAAACAGGGCCTACCTGACTATGCAGCTAAGCTTCGTATCCTGTGTTCGAAGAAATCGCATTTCACCGTACAGAAGTCCGCGTCGCTAATGGGGCTGGGTGAGAATGCCGTGGTGACGGTTGATACCAACCCTGACGGTACCATCAAGCTGGCTTCTCTGGTCAATACCATTGAAATGCTGAAAAACGACGGGCTACTGCCATTTGCCATGGTGGGTACTGCGGGTACGACTGACCACGGTGCGATTGACGACCTAAACGGCATGGCGGATGTTGCCCAGCAGCACAACCTATGGTTGCACGTTGATGGGGCTTACGGCGGTGCGCTGATTTTGAGCCGTCACAAGACGCGTCTGCACGGCATTGAGAAGGCCGACTCGGTAAGTGTCGACTTCCACAAGCTTTTCTATCAGCCAATCAGCTGCGGTGCAGTGCTGATTAAAGACAAAGAAAACTTCAAGTATCTACTTCACCATGCAGATTACCTGAACCGTGAAGATGATCTGCTACCAAACCTGGTTGACAAGTCGATTGCGACGACCAAGCGTTTCGACGCCTTGAAGGTGTTGATGACGATGCAGTGTGTCGGTCCTCAGGCATTGGGTGCTATGTATGATCACCTTTTGAACCAGGCCCAGCAGGTTGCAGATATGATTAACCAGTCGGCAGAATTTGAACTGTTGGCTGATCCGGCTCTATCAACTGTGTTGTTCCGCTACATCGGCAACAATGAAGAGTCGGCGCTAGATGGAATTAACAAACAACTACGCATTGATGCACTTGTTGAAGGCAAGGCGGTGCTGGGTGAAACCGTGGTGGATGGCAAAGTTGCCCTGAAATTCACGATTTTGAACCCATGTCTGACTATGTCTGACTTTGAATCATTACTAACAGAAATCAACCAGGTTGCAGCACAAGCTGAACGTAAACTTGGTTAAGTAACTGGTACGGCACAGTTGTTGAGTCAGCTGTGCCGGAACACTCACTCATTTAATTATGGAATAAAGAAGAAATGGCAATTCTACAGATTGGTGCTGGTGGTGTTGGCTGGGTAGTTGCACATAAAGCGGCTCAGAATAACGATGTTCTAGGTGATATTACTATCGCCTCTCGCACAGTTGGCAAGTGTGAGAAAATCATTGAGTCGATCAAGAAAAAGAACAACTTGAAAGACCCATCTAAGAAGCTAGAAGCACGTGCTGTGAATGCAGATGACGTTGACGCGCTAGTGGCACTAATCAAAGAAGTTCAGCCTGATCTTGTGATCAATGCTGGTCCTCCATGGGTAAACATGGCCATCATGGAAGCATGTTACCAGGCAAAAGTTTCTTACCTAGACACATCTGTAGCGGTAGATCTATGTTCTGAAGGCCAGCAAGTACCAGAAGCGTACGATTGGCAGTGGGGTTACCGCGAGAAGTTCGAACAAGCGGGCATCACCGGTATCCTAGGTGCTGGCTTCGATCCAGGCGTAGTATCTGTATTTGCAGCGTACGCGGTTAAGCACCTGTTCGACGAAATCGACACCATTGACGTAATGGACGTTAATGCGGGCGACCACGGCAAGAAGTTTGCCACCAACTTCGACCCAGAAACTAACATGCTGGAAATCCAGGGTGACTCTTTCTACTGGGAAAACGAAGAGTGGAAACAAGTACCGTGTCACTCACGTATGCTTGAGTTTGACTTCCCACTAGTGGGCACTCACAAAGTTTACTCAATGGCGCACGATGAAGTTCGCTCGATGAAAGAATTCATCCCAGCTAAGCGCATCGAATTCTGGATGGGCTTCGGTGACAAGTACCTGAACTACTTCAACTGTATGCGTGATATCGGTCTACTGAGCCCGGATCCGCTAACACTGCACGACGGCACTGTGGTTCAGCCACTACACGTACTGAAAGCACTACTGCCAGATCCAACCTCTCTAGCGCCGGGCTACACAGGTAAAACCTGTATCGGTACTTGGGTTCAGGGTAAGAAAGACGGCAAAGAGCGTTCTGTCTTCATCTACAACAATGCTGATCACGAAGTGGCCTACGAAGATGTTGAGCACCAAGCGATCTCTTACACCACTGGTGTACCGGCGATCACTGCAGCACTTCAGTACTTCCGTGGCAAGTGGGCAGACAAAGGCGTGTTCAACATGGAGCAGCTAGACCCAGATCCGTTCCTAGAAACCATGCCAGAAATCGGTCTAGATTGGCATGTTCAGGAGCTGGAAGTTGGTCAGCCTGACATCAAGATTCTGAAATAAGGCCCTGAGCTGGTTGTTTCTCTCCATGGCGGTGTCGGAAGTACTCATTTATGACTATAAACTCCGTGCTTCCTCCTAGCCCTGAAGAGAATCACCGGCGCTCAGAACCGTATTTGGAAAAGTAAGATTAGAAGGGAGCAGCTACTGCTCCCTTCTTAGTACGATTGATTAGGTTTGGATACATAGATTGGTTGTTGCTTGGGATATTTATTTGCTTTGTCCTGTCTGAACGCAGTGAGTTACTAAGCAGAGAAATATCTCAAGCAACTATCAGGCAGACAAACCTGAACGCGGAACAGAACAATGACATTTAAGAAAGAAGAATTGAAAACACCTTACTTCATGATCAATGAAGATAAGCTGATTGCCAACTTAGAAAAAGCCAAGCAGCTCAAAGAGCTTTCAGGTGTAAAACTGGTATTGGCCCTGAAGTGTTTCTCAACCTGGGGCGTGTTTGACATCATCAAGCCATACCTAGACGGCACAACCAGCAGCGGCCCGTTTGAAGTGAAGCTGGGCTACGAAACATTCGGCGGCGAAACGCACGCTTACAGCGTGGGTTACAGCGAAGATGACGTTCGTGAAGTGGCAGATATCTGCGACAAGATGATCTTCAACTCGCAAAGCCAGCTAGCGGCTTACCGCCATATCGTAGAAGGCAAAGCATCGCTGGGCCTGCGCCTGAACCCTGGGGTGAGCTACGCAGGCCAAGATCTGGCAAACCCAGCCCGTCAGTTCTCCCGCTTGGGTGTAC
Coding sequences within:
- a CDS encoding carboxynorspermidine synthase, with protein sequence MAILQIGAGGVGWVVAHKAAQNNDVLGDITIASRTVGKCEKIIESIKKKNNLKDPSKKLEARAVNADDVDALVALIKEVQPDLVINAGPPWVNMAIMEACYQAKVSYLDTSVAVDLCSEGQQVPEAYDWQWGYREKFEQAGITGILGAGFDPGVVSVFAAYAVKHLFDEIDTIDVMDVNAGDHGKKFATNFDPETNMLEIQGDSFYWENEEWKQVPCHSRMLEFDFPLVGTHKVYSMAHDEVRSMKEFIPAKRIEFWMGFGDKYLNYFNCMRDIGLLSPDPLTLHDGTVVQPLHVLKALLPDPTSLAPGYTGKTCIGTWVQGKKDGKERSVFIYNNADHEVAYEDVEHQAISYTTGVPAITAALQYFRGKWADKGVFNMEQLDPDPFLETMPEIGLDWHVQELEVGQPDIKILK
- a CDS encoding pyridoxal phosphate-dependent class III aminotransferase, which gives rise to MSNVFDLDELKLASNVPVVHDVYDLTPDELLLSQEHYESEVRSYPRRLPLAIAKASGALVEDSRGQLFLDCLAGAGTLAMGYNHPEINQAIVDQLQAGLPYQTLDITTPVKDKFIKELMNFLPDEFAKNARIQFCGPSGADAVEAAIKLAKQTTGRNTMAAFHGAYHGMTNGTMAMMGNLNTKARRQGLMADVHFLPFPYSLRCPFGMHGEEGAKQSLRYIERMLNDDESGVQKPAAIIVEPVQGEGGVIPAPAFWLRELRRITQEHGILLIFDEIQCGIGKTGSNFAFEESGITPDILCLSKAVGGGLPMSVLIFDKSIDTWRPGEHTGTFRGNQLAMATGAKALEIIRRDNLVEHAKKAGQYLREGLERIAQYTDCIAEVRGKGLMLGIEICKPDGSKNKFGEPEAAPELTIAIQRAALERGLIIEKGGRQGSVLRFLPPLIISYEQLDFALDALSKAIIATAGPAKAKEPVASEAADWRNHFIHTGKGGADKFEAALNQTTQVLKGVFENTDTPYSGMDPQQLKTMINNIDLDNQQMPLDLVIEQTGELIAKNSIMVQHPHCIAHLHTPPLLPAVAAEAFIAALNQSMDSWDQASAATFVEQKVVDWLCELYQLGTQADGVFTSGGTQSNLMGLLLARDWAADTISGHNIQKQGLPDYAAKLRILCSKKSHFTVQKSASLMGLGENAVVTVDTNPDGTIKLASLVNTIEMLKNDGLLPFAMVGTAGTTDHGAIDDLNGMADVAQQHNLWLHVDGAYGGALILSRHKTRLHGIEKADSVSVDFHKLFYQPISCGAVLIKDKENFKYLLHHADYLNREDDLLPNLVDKSIATTKRFDALKVLMTMQCVGPQALGAMYDHLLNQAQQVADMINQSAEFELLADPALSTVLFRYIGNNEESALDGINKQLRIDALVEGKAVLGETVVDGKVALKFTILNPCLTMSDFESLLTEINQVAAQAERKLG